One Mus musculus strain C57BL/6J chromosome X, GRCm38.p6 C57BL/6J DNA window includes the following coding sequences:
- the Armcx3 gene encoding armadillo repeat-containing X-linked protein 3 isoform X1, translating into MGYARKVGWVTAGLVIGAGACYCIYRLTRGRKQNKEKMAEGGSGDVDDAGDCSGARYNDWSDDDDDSNESKSIVWYPPWARIGTEAGTRARARARARATRARRAVQKRASPNSDDTVLSPQELQKVLCLVEMSEKPYILEAALIALGNNAAYAFNRDIIRDLGGLPIVAKILNTRDPIVKEKALIVLNNLSVNAENQRRLKVYMNQVCDDTVTSRLNSSVQLAGLRLLTNMTVTNEYQHILANSISDFFRLFSAGNEETKLQVLKLLLNLAENPAMTRELLRAQVPSSLGSLFNKKEYKEVILKLLIIFENINDNFKWEENEPAQNHFSEGSLFFFLKEFQVCADKVLGIESRHDFQVRVKVGKFVAKLTERMFPKSQE; encoded by the coding sequence ATGGGCTACGCCAGGAAAGTAGGCTGGGTGACTGCAGGTCTGGTGATTGGGGCTGGAGCCTGCTATTGCATTTACAGATTGACCCGAGGAAGAAAGCAGAACAAGGAGAAAATGGCTGAGGGTGGCTCTGGTGATGTGGATGATGCTGGGGACTGTTCTGGGGCCAGGTATAATGACTggtctgatgatgatgatgacagtaaCGAGAGCAAGAGTATAGTTTGGTACCCACCTTGGGCCCGGATTGGCACTGAAGCAGggaccagagccagagccagggcAAGAGCCAGGGCTACCAGGGCTCGAAGAGCTGTACAGAAAAGGGCTTCTCCTAATTCAGACGATACTGTTTTGTCACCTCAAGAGTTACAGAAAGTACTTTGTTTGGTTGAGATGTCTGAAAAGCCTTATATTCTTGAAGCAGCTTTAATTGCTCTGGGTAATAATGCTGCTTATGCATTTAATAGAGATATTATTCGAGATTTGGGTGGTCTCCCAATTGTTGCAAAGATTCTCAATACACGAGATCCCATTGTTAAGGAAAAGGCTTTAATTGTCCTAAATAACTTGAGCGTGAATGCCGAAAATCAGCGCAGGCTTAAGGTATACATGAATCAAGTGTGTGATGACACAGTCACTTCCCGATTGAATTCCTCTGTGCAGCTGGCTGGACTCAGATTGCTTACCAATATGACTGTTACTAACGAGTATCAGCATATCCTTGCTAATTCCATTTCAGACTTCTTTCGTTTATTTTCAGCGGGGAATGAAGAAACCAAACTTCAGGTTCTGAAGCtccttttgaatctggctgaAAATCCAGCCATGACTAGAGAACTGCTCAGGGCTCAGGTGCCATCTTCACTGGGCTCCCTCTTTAATAAGAAGGAGTACAAAGAGGTTATTCTTAAACTTCTGATCATTTTTGAGAATATCAATGACAATTTCAAATGGGAAGAGAACGAGCCTGCTCAGAATCACTTTAGTGAGGgctccctttttttcttcttaaaagaatTTCAAGTGTGTGCTGATAAAGTTCTAGGAATCGAGAGCCGTCATGATTTCCAGGTGCGAGTCAAGGTTGGAAAGTTTGTGGCCAAACTGACTGAAAGGATGTTCCCAAAGAGTCAGGAATAA